A window of Streptomyces sp. NBC_01241 genomic DNA:
CCGGCCCTCGACGACCTGGAGCTGGACGCCGAAGGACCGGGCCGCCGCCGCGGTGCGGGCGCAGGCCGCCGGGTCGCTGTCGACCGCCAGGACCGCGGCCCCGAAGCGGGCGGCCTCCACGGCCAGGGCCCCGCTGCCGGAGCCGATGTCCCACAGGAGGTCGCCGGTACGGGGGCCCAGGCGGGCCAGCTGGGCGGCGCGCAGCCCCGGGAACTCGCCCTCGCCGCTCTCGTCCCCGGCGTCGGTGGCGCCGCCCGGGTAGGCCTCCGGGGACAGCGCCCAGCCGCGTACGCCACTGGGGTAGGCGGGGTGGCGGCCCGCGATCCAGGCGCCGGTGGCCTGCGGTTCGGGGCCACCACCGATGACGATCACCACGTTCGGGTCGCGCCAGACGTGGTCGGCGGCGTTCTCGGAGGTGACGACGCTGACCTGTTCGCGCGCGGTGCCGAGCTCCTCGCAGATGACAAAGGTGCGGTGGACGCCTTCGAGGAGCAGGGCGAGTTCGGCGGGGCCCGCGCCGGGTGAGGTGAGGACGGCGACCTTGTGGTGGGCGCGGCAGACGTTGACGGCGCGGCGCAGGGTGCGGGGGTGGGCGACGACGACCTGGGCGTCCTCCCACGGCATTCCGGCGCGGGCGAACGCGGTGGCGACGGAGGACACGGCGGGCACCACTTCGACTTCGAGGCCGTGTTCGGGTGCGCGGAGGTTGCGTACGACCCCGAAGAAGCCGGGGTCTCCGTCGGCGAGGACCACGGCGCTGCCGCGGTGTCCGGCGATCCGGCGGGCGGCCAGGTCGATGGAGCCCAGGCGGATCCGTTCGGCGTGCGCCGGGACTTCGGGGAGTGCCAGGTGGTGGGCGGCTCCGGCGACGAGCGTGGCGGCCGAGAGGGCGGCGGTGGCCGCTCCGGTCAGTGGCGAGCCGTCCCAGCCGATCACGGTGACCCGATCGGCCATCTGTCGTCAGTCTCCTGGAGTTGTCGCAGGTGGGGCTGTTCGTGAAGGGTGGACAGGTCTCTGAGAGTACTCGGTCCGTACCGGCCCGGTGCCGGGGGCCCGGTGGGGATCAGTTCCAGTCGTTGTAGGCACCGTAGCCGCCCGCGTCGGCGAGTTGCTCGGCGACTCCTTCGAGATCCTCGGGGAGCAGGCCCCAGACGATCAGGTCGTTCCTGATGTCGGTCCAGCTGCCGTCCACCGTCTGGATGCGCGCTATGCAGGCGTTGCGCAGGACTCCCTCGCTGATGCAGCCGAGCTTCTGGGCGACCTGCTGGGCAGCGGTGTTGTCGGCGGCGGTGCGCAGTTCGATGCGCTCGAAGCCCTGGTCGCGGAAGAGCCACTGGGCCAGCGCGAGTACGGCCTCGGTGGCGTAGCCCTCGCCGCGTGCCCAGGGGGCGGTGATGTACGCGGCCTCGGTGGCGAGGGTGCGCCAGTCCGTGTGGTGCAGGCGCACCGAGCCGACGAGTCGCTGGGTGAGGAATTCGGTGACGGCGAAGACGATGCCGTCGCTGGTGGTGCGCTGTGCGGGAGCGATCCTGCGGACCCAGCGTTCGGCGTCGACCTGGGTGTAGGGGTGGGGGGCCTCGGTCCAGGCGGTGACGAGTTCGTCGTTCATCATCTCGATGTACGCGGGGACGTCCGCCATGTCGAAAGGGCGCAGCACCAACCGATCCGTGCTGATGGAGATGGACGGAAAGGTGGAAGTCATGCGCAGCTCCATGCCGAAGACCGTGTAAAGGCACAGCATGCAGCATCGGGCGGGCGTTGTGCATGGGCGGGGCCCACGACGGAGCCCCGCGCACCCCGTGGTGGGGTGGGCGGGGCTCGTCGGACAAATTTCGTGCGGGTGTCAGGACTTGGTCGCAGTGCCGAAGGCCGGGACGACCGAGCCCTGGTAGGTGTCCTCGATGAACTTCTTGACCTCGTCGGAGTGCAGGAGCTTGACGAGCTTCTCGACCCGGACGTCCTTCTCGTTGCCCTTCTTCACGGCGATGATATTGGCGTACGGGTTGCCGTCGGCCTTCTCCAGCACCAGGGCGTCCTTGGAGGGCTTGAGGTCGGCCTCGATGGCGTAGTTGCCGTTGATGACGGCGGCGTCCACATCGTTCAGGGCGCGGGGCACGGTCGCGGCCTCCAGCTCCTTGAACTCCAGGCCCTTCTTGTCGGTGATGTCGCTCAGCTTGGCGTCGGTGCCGACGCCGGACTTGAGGGTGATCAGACCGTTCTCGGCGAGCAGCTGGAGGGCGCGGCCCTCGTTCGTGGTGTCGTTGGGCACCGCGATGGTCTGGCCGGGCTTGATGTCGCCGATGGCCTTGACCTTCTTGGAGTAGAGGCCGAGGGGCTCCAGGTGGACGGTGCCGACGGAGACGAGGTGGGTGTTGTTCTTCTTGTTGAAGTCGTCGAGGTACGGCTGGTGCTGGAAGAAGTTGGCGTCGACCTGGCCGGTCTCGGTGGCGGTGTTCGGCAGGACGTAGTCCGTGAACTCCTTGACCTCCAGCTTGAGGCCCGCCTTGTCCGCCAGGTTCTTCTTGACGAAGTTCAGGATGTCGGCGTGCGGCGTCGGGGACGCGGCGACGACGAGTGCCTTGGAGGTGTCGGCCTTGGCGCCGGTCTCGCTCTTGGAGGCCGGGTCGGACGACGTGCCGCAGGCGGTGAGGCCGAAGGCCAGGGCGGCGGTGGCGGCGGCAGCTGCGGTGATCTTGATGTTCTTGCGCACGAAAAGTGCCTCTTTCGGTGGTGAGGGTGGTGCGCCCGGACAAGGAGTTCGGGCTTGAGGGGGAGAAAGTCTCAGGTGGTGGTGCGGCCCCGGCGGGCCAGCAGGCGTACCGCCGCGTCGCCGATCAGCTGGATCACGGTCACGATGACGATGAGCAGCGCGACGGTGATGAGCATGAACTGGTTGTCGAAGCGCTGGAATCCGTAGGTGACGGCCTTGGAGCCGAGCCCTTCGCCGCCTACCGCGCCGGCCATCGCGGAGTAGCCGATGAGCACGATGACGGTGGTGGTGACGCCGGAGACGAGCGAGGGCAGTGCCTGCGGGAGCAGTACCTTGCGGACGATCGTGGGGATGGATCCGCCCATCGACTGGACGGCCTCGACGAGCCCGTGGTCGACCTCGCGGACGGCCGTCTCGACGAGCCGTGCGAAGAACGGGATGGCGCCGACGGCCAGCGGCACGATCATCGCGGTCGGGCCGATGAAGGTGCCGACGACCCAGGTGGTGAAGGGGATCAGAGCGATCAGCAGGATGATGAACGGCAGCGACCGGCCGATGTTCACGATCACTCCGATGATCTTGTTCACCGGAGTGTTCTGGAGCAGCCCGCCCTTGTCGGTGAGAACCAGCAGGACACCGAGCGGCAGCCCCACGAGAACGGTGACGACCGCGGACCAGAGCACCATGTAGAGGGTGTCGACGGTTCCCTGGGTGAGCAGCGGCTGCATTTCGGACCAGGTCACTTCGCCACCTCCTTGGTGAGCGGGGCGGGGGTCTGTACGGGGATGGAGGCGGCGTCGTGCTCCACTACCTCGGCCTGCAGGCCCTGCTCGCGCAGGAAGCCGATCGGGACGACGTTCTCCTCGAAGCGGCCGGGCAGTTCGATGCGCATCCGGCCGATCTGTTTGCCGCCGACGGTGTCCATCGCGGCGCCCAGGATCGAGATGTCGATGTTGTACGTACGGGAGAGCTGCGAGATCAACGGCTGGGTGGCGGCCTCGCCGTGGAAGGTGACGTCGACGACCGTGCGGTCGGGGCCGGAGGCCGTACCGCCGACGGGGAACAGTTCGTGGGCCAGTTCGGAGCCGGGGGTGGCGAGGAGTTCGCCGACGGTGCCGGATTCGATGATGCGTCCCCGCTGCATCAGCGCGGCGGAGTCGCAGATCGTCTTGACGACGTCCATCTCGTGCGTGATGAGCAGGACCGTCAGGCCGAGCTGCTGGTTGAGGTCGCGCAGCAGCTGGAGGATGGAGCGGGTGGTCTCGGGGTCGAGGGCGGAGGTCGCCTCGTCGGAGAGCAGCACCTTGGGGTCGCCGGCGAGTGCGCGGGCGATGCCGACGCGCTGCTTCTGACCGCCGGAGAGCTGGCCCGGGTAGGACTTGGCCTTGTCGGCGAGGCCGACGAGGTCGAGGAGTTCGAGGGCCTTGCGGGCCCGGTCCTTGCCGGATACGCCGAGGATCTCCAGCGGGAGTTCGACGTTGTCCTGGACGGTGCGGGAGGCCAGCAGGTTGAAGTGCTGGAAGACCATGCCGATGCGGCTGCGTGCCTCGCGCAGTTCCTTGCCGGCCCGGCGGCCCCGGCCGGCGAGTGCGGTGAGGTCCTGGCCGGCCACGGTGACGGTGCCGGAAGTGGGGCGTTCCAGGAGGTTGACGCAGCGGATGAGGGAGGATTTTCCGGCGCCGCTCTGTCCGATGACGCCGTACACCTCGCCCTCGCGGACGTGCAGGTCGACGCCGTCCAGGGCGGTGACCTCGCGGTCGCGCGACTGGTAGACCTTCGTGAGGCCCGTAGTGGTGATCACAGGGTTTCCGTCACTGTCGAGTGCGCGGCGCGGTGTCCGCCGGGCACGGGGCATTCGTCTGATGAGACTGTCCGGGCGTTTCGATCGGATGTCCCGAGCGGGGATCTCGGCACGGCTGCGGGCGGCGAAGGGCCGGGCAGCGGCGCTCGGGCAGGCTCGTTCCGCTGGGTGCGGACGGCTCGGGCTCGGTCTCGCTTCGGGGCGCGAGGATCGGGCGGGGGCCCTCAGAGGGTGCGCATTCGACACATACAACGAGCACCGGGCGTCGTGATCGCCTCGGTCGCAAGGATGCGGTCGCTCGTCGTGGTCATGCGGCAAGTAAATCAGACGTGACGTTCCGCCCTGCCCGGCTGTCCGAATAGCGGACAGCTGTGGATGGTGGCGTGAGACCGTTCGGCCGGCCGTCGCGATTCTCGTTTCCTTGGCTGTGACCTGCACCGATACCGCGGAGAGGTAGCGGCGACGCATGGTGTCGTCGGCGCGGCGCGGTCGCGTGTTGTGGTCAAGGCCACGGTCCCGCCCGGGTGCGGACAGCGCCCGGGGTGCGGACAGCGCCCCGGGTGCGGGGGCGCACGCAGGGGGCCGTTTGGTCCGTAATACCCTCGCCTCATGCTTGACGCCCTGACGGTCGCGGTCGCCGTGACCGCGCTCGCCCTCACCGCCTGGTGCGGATTGGCCGCTTACCGGGACCAGCCGACCAAGGACTGGCACTTCATCGGGATGGCCGTGGTCTCGCTGCTGGCGCTGGCCCAGCTGGTGGTGGGCATCGTGCAGCTGTCCCGGGGCGAACGGCCCGAGCAGGGCATGACGATCTTCATCGCGTATCTGATCGGGTCCTTCCTGGCCGTGCCCGCGGCCGGATTCCTGTCGCTCACCGAGCGGACCCGGTGGGGTTCGGTGACGGTGGCGGCGGGCGCGGTCGTGCTGGCCGTCCTCGAAGTACGGCTCTACGACATCTGGGGAAACTGACCGTGACCGACACCGATCGCACCCCCGCCGCCACCGATGAGAAGCGCCCCTTCGACCTCGGTACCGGACCCGGCCGGGTACTGGTCTGGTTCTACGGGGTGTTCACCGTCGCGGCGGCCTCCCGTTCGATCGTCCAGATGATCCTGGACTTCGGCAGGGCGCCGCTCGCCTATGTGCTGTCGGCCGTCGCCGCCGTCGTGTACGGGTTCATCACGTACTCGCTGGTGCGTGGCGGCGAGAGGGCGCGCAGGTCGGCGCTGGTGTGCTGCGCCGCCGAGCTCCTGGGTGTGCTGGTCGTCGGGACCTGGACGATGGTGGAGCCCTCGGCGTTCGCCGACGCCACGGTCTGGTCCGACTTCGGCATGGGCTATCTGTTCATCCCGATGATCCTGCCGATCACCGGGATGATGTGGCTGCGCCGCGCGAAGAACGCGTAGGACGGGCGCGGGACGGACGGCGTACGCGTAACCGGCGCTACGCGCTCGCGACGTAGACGGGCGCGGTCGCGTCCTTCTCCAGCAGGATCATCCGGACGCCGTCCTGGCTCATCTCGTTGCCCACGGGGGCGTAGCCGGCCCGTCGGTAGAGGCGCAGGTTGCCCTCGCTGCGATGCCCGGTGTGCAGCCGGAAGCGGGTGGCCGACCGCTCGTCGGCGAGTCCCGACTCCGCGGCCCGCAGCAGCCGGGCACCGAGGCCGTGCCCCTGGAGCCGCGGGTGGACGCAGAGCCTGCCGATCTGCCCGGCGCCGTCCTGATCGATGGATCCGCGGACCGCACCGACGACTTCGTCACCCAGCCGCGCGACGAACACCAGATGCGTGGCGATCTCGGCGCGCACCGAATCGAGCGTCTGGACCAGCGGGTCGATCCGGTAGTTCCCGTACAGCTCCGCCTCGGTCTGGAAACAGAGGTACTGAAGTTTCAAGATCTCTTCGGCATCCTGTGCCGTCGCCGCCGAGATGATCACACTCATGCCCATGTGCGCATGCCTCCGCCCACCTGATCCACCGGTTGTCTAACGCTCCATTCCCCGCGGTTCAGGAGCGGCAACCTCCGCCGCGAGCATTCTGCGCAGACATCCAAGGCATCGGGAACGGACCGGGCCCAAACTCCCCTGTGACATACCCAACTTCCCTGCGATTTCCCGGTAGGTGGGGTCACCTGGCGCCAGCATCGCCGCCAGCAGCCGGGGGCAGCGGCCGGGCAGCCGGTCCACCGCGGCGTGCAGCGCCCGGCGTTCGTCGGCACCGACGGCGATCCGTTCGGGGCAGCCGGCCGGGTCCGCGGAGGTCTCGTCGCGGTAGGGGCGTTCGTGCAGGGCGGTGCGGCGGGCCCTGCGGGCCTCCGCCCGTACGGCGTTGCGCACCCAGCGCGCCGGATCCGGCGGCGGCCCGTCCAGCGCGAGCCGCTCCAGCAGCCTCAGCCAGACGGCCTGTTCGAGGTCGGCGGGTTCGATCGCCGCGCCCGTCGCCGAGGCTGCCGCCTCGGCCGTGGCCTCGGCGCTCACCAGCGGATGGAGGGTGCGGACGACGGCCGCGGAGGCGGCTTCGGTCCCTGCGGGGACATGATCGAGAAGCGTCATGCCCCGGCCAACGCACCGTACCGGCGGCCGGTTGCCGTACCCGGCGAGCACCACCCGACCGGGGCACGCCCCGGCCGGGTGCTGACGCCGGTCTCACTTCGCGGCGAAGTCCGCCGCGGCGAGGAGAGCGGTGTCCGGGTTGTCGGAGAAGATCCCGTCGATACCCGTCGCGAAGTACGCCTGGAACGCGCCGAAGGCGTCACCGTACGCGGTGGGGTCCGTGCCGCGCCGGAAGTCGGCGGGCAGGAAGGTGTTCTCGTTGCGCAGGGTGTACGGGTGCAGGACCAGGCCCTGGGCGTGCGCATCCGTCACGAGGGTGGTGGGTGCGGTGAGGTGCCCCGAGGCGTCCTTGGGGATGATCAGGTCCAGGGTGGGTCCGATGCCCTGGGCGAAGGAGGCCATCCACTTCAGGCCCTCGGGCTTCACCAGGTCGGCCACGGTGCGCGGATCGCCGGACGTGACGAAATCCCAGGGGCGCTCGCCCGCGCCGGAGAGCAGGACGACGCGCGGGGTGGCGACGAGTCCGGCCAGGCGCTGGATGCTGCCGGGCTCGAAGGACTGGAGGATGAGCGGCGACTGCACGCGGTGGCGGTTGTAGCGGCGCAGCAGCTTGGCGAGGGGCTCTTCGAGGCCGAGGCCCAGGCCCCGGAAGTAGGTGGGGTGCTTGGTCTCGACGTACAGCCAGACCGGCTTGCCGCGCCTGCGGCCCTCACGGTCGGCCCAGCGCAGCACCTCTTCGAAGGTGGGGATCTCCCAGCGGCCGTCGTAGAGCGTGTTCTTCTGACGGGTGCCGGGGATGCGTTCCGTGGCCCGCAGTGTCTTCAGTTCTGCGAGGGTGAAGTCCTCGGTGAACCAGCCGGTGAGCGAGACCCCGTCGACCTTCTTCGTGGTCTTGCGGCTCGCGAACTCGGGGTGGGCGCCGACGTCGGTGGTCGCGGTGATGTCGTTCTCGTGACGGCAGACGAGGTGGCCGTCCTTGGTCGGCACCAGGTCCTGCTCGATGATGTGCGCCCCCATGTCGAGGGCCAGCTGGTAGGAGCCGAGGGTGTGCTCGGGCCGGTAGCCGCTGGTGCCGCGGTGCCCGATGACGGTGGGCACCGGCAGATCGAGGCGGAAGCCGTGGCCGCCCGGCCGTCCGGCGGTGTTCCCGGCCGCGTTCCCGGCGGCGTCGGCCGGGCCGCCGGCCAGTCCGAGGGCGGCCGTGCCCAGTACGGCGGCCCCCGCACCGAGCAGGGTTCTGCGGCCGGGACCTGCCTGCGCGCGCTCTGTCATGAATGCTCCTCGCGTGTGATGTCTCGCACCTGTCGGACGCCGCCCGAGCGTAGGCAGTCGTACCGTCGGGGGAGCAGCTCCTGGACGAACATGGCGGAAACACGCGTCAACACTGCGTATCCACTCGGTGAACCCGATGTGCGGTGAGCGAGTACCCGCGAGTATCGTCCTCACCTGCATGGACCGTCACGATCCCGCGCCCCGGCCGGCCCGGCCACTACACCGGAGGAACCGTTGTCCCGACACGCACTCATCAAGGCAGTGCTCGGACCGATCTTGCGCCTGATGTTCCGCCCCCAGGTGGAGGGCGTGGAGAACATCCCCGGGGACGGTCCGGTGATCCTCGCGGGCAATCATCTGACGTTCATCGACTCGATGATCATGCCGATCTGCTGCGACCGGCCGGTGTACTACATCGGCAAGGACGAGTACGTGACGGGCAAGGGGCTCAAGGGCCGGGCGATGGCCTGGTTCTTCACGGGCTGCGGCATGATCCCGGTGGACCGAGACGGCGGGCGCGGCGGTGTCGCGGCGCTGATGACGGGCCGTCGGGTGCTGGAGGAGGGCAAGGCCTTCGCCATCTACCCGGAGGGCACCCGCTCCCCCGACGGCCGTCTCTACCGGGGCCGTACGGGCATCGCCCGGCTGACGCTGATGACCGGCGCGCCGGTGGTGCCGTTCGCGATGATCGGCACGGACAAACTGCAGCCCGGTGGTACCGGTCTGCCCCGCCCCGGCAAGGTGACGGTCCGCTTCGGTGAGCCGATGGAGTTCTCCCGCTACGAGGGCATGGACCGCGACCGCTATGTGCTGCGGGCGGTCACCGACTCCGTGATGGCCGAAGTGATGCGGCTGTCGGGTCAGGAGTACGTCGACATGTACGCCACGAAGGCGAAGGCCGCGTGAGCTGACGCACGGCGCAGGTTACGCGGATGGGCCCGTACCCCGG
This region includes:
- the cbiE gene encoding precorrin-6y C5,15-methyltransferase (decarboxylating) subunit CbiE → MADRVTVIGWDGSPLTGAATAALSAATLVAGAAHHLALPEVPAHAERIRLGSIDLAARRIAGHRGSAVVLADGDPGFFGVVRNLRAPEHGLEVEVVPAVSSVATAFARAGMPWEDAQVVVAHPRTLRRAVNVCRAHHKVAVLTSPGAGPAELALLLEGVHRTFVICEELGTAREQVSVVTSENAADHVWRDPNVVIVIGGGPEPQATGAWIAGRHPAYPSGVRGWALSPEAYPGGATDAGDESGEGEFPGLRAAQLARLGPRTGDLLWDIGSGSGALAVEAARFGAAVLAVDSDPAACARTAAAARSFGVQLQVVEGRAPHVLERLPEPDVVRIGGGGVPVVTAVTERRPERIVTHASTRDEAEALGAALAGNGYTVRCSLLQSVELDTAAWSERERSVVFLLSALRSDLAP
- a CDS encoding GNAT family N-acetyltransferase — protein: MLCLYTVFGMELRMTSTFPSISISTDRLVLRPFDMADVPAYIEMMNDELVTAWTEAPHPYTQVDAERWVRRIAPAQRTTSDGIVFAVTEFLTQRLVGSVRLHHTDWRTLATEAAYITAPWARGEGYATEAVLALAQWLFRDQGFERIELRTAADNTAAQQVAQKLGCISEGVLRNACIARIQTVDGSWTDIRNDLIVWGLLPEDLEGVAEQLADAGGYGAYNDWN
- a CDS encoding methionine ABC transporter ATP-binding protein yields the protein MITTTGLTKVYQSRDREVTALDGVDLHVREGEVYGVIGQSGAGKSSLIRCVNLLERPTSGTVTVAGQDLTALAGRGRRAGKELREARSRIGMVFQHFNLLASRTVQDNVELPLEILGVSGKDRARKALELLDLVGLADKAKSYPGQLSGGQKQRVGIARALAGDPKVLLSDEATSALDPETTRSILQLLRDLNQQLGLTVLLITHEMDVVKTICDSAALMQRGRIIESGTVGELLATPGSELAHELFPVGGTASGPDRTVVDVTFHGEAATQPLISQLSRTYNIDISILGAAMDTVGGKQIGRMRIELPGRFEENVVPIGFLREQGLQAEVVEHDAASIPVQTPAPLTKEVAK
- a CDS encoding GNAT family N-acetyltransferase produces the protein MGMSVIISAATAQDAEEILKLQYLCFQTEAELYGNYRIDPLVQTLDSVRAEIATHLVFVARLGDEVVGAVRGSIDQDGAGQIGRLCVHPRLQGHGLGARLLRAAESGLADERSATRFRLHTGHRSEGNLRLYRRAGYAPVGNEMSQDGVRMILLEKDATAPVYVASA
- a CDS encoding lysophospholipid acyltransferase family protein, which translates into the protein MSRHALIKAVLGPILRLMFRPQVEGVENIPGDGPVILAGNHLTFIDSMIMPICCDRPVYYIGKDEYVTGKGLKGRAMAWFFTGCGMIPVDRDGGRGGVAALMTGRRVLEEGKAFAIYPEGTRSPDGRLYRGRTGIARLTLMTGAPVVPFAMIGTDKLQPGGTGLPRPGKVTVRFGEPMEFSRYEGMDRDRYVLRAVTDSVMAEVMRLSGQEYVDMYATKAKAA
- a CDS encoding glycerophosphodiester phosphodiesterase, with product MTERAQAGPGRRTLLGAGAAVLGTAALGLAGGPADAAGNAAGNTAGRPGGHGFRLDLPVPTVIGHRGTSGYRPEHTLGSYQLALDMGAHIIEQDLVPTKDGHLVCRHENDITATTDVGAHPEFASRKTTKKVDGVSLTGWFTEDFTLAELKTLRATERIPGTRQKNTLYDGRWEIPTFEEVLRWADREGRRRGKPVWLYVETKHPTYFRGLGLGLEEPLAKLLRRYNRHRVQSPLILQSFEPGSIQRLAGLVATPRVVLLSGAGERPWDFVTSGDPRTVADLVKPEGLKWMASFAQGIGPTLDLIIPKDASGHLTAPTTLVTDAHAQGLVLHPYTLRNENTFLPADFRRGTDPTAYGDAFGAFQAYFATGIDGIFSDNPDTALLAAADFAAK
- a CDS encoding MetQ/NlpA family ABC transporter substrate-binding protein, producing the protein MRKNIKITAAAAATAALAFGLTACGTSSDPASKSETGAKADTSKALVVAASPTPHADILNFVKKNLADKAGLKLEVKEFTDYVLPNTATETGQVDANFFQHQPYLDDFNKKNNTHLVSVGTVHLEPLGLYSKKVKAIGDIKPGQTIAVPNDTTNEGRALQLLAENGLITLKSGVGTDAKLSDITDKKGLEFKELEAATVPRALNDVDAAVINGNYAIEADLKPSKDALVLEKADGNPYANIIAVKKGNEKDVRVEKLVKLLHSDEVKKFIEDTYQGSVVPAFGTATKS
- a CDS encoding sigma-70 family RNA polymerase sigma factor; this encodes MTLLDHVPAGTEAASAAVVRTLHPLVSAEATAEAAASATGAAIEPADLEQAVWLRLLERLALDGPPPDPARWVRNAVRAEARRARRTALHERPYRDETSADPAGCPERIAVGADERRALHAAVDRLPGRCPRLLAAMLAPGDPTYREIAGKLGMSQGSLGPVRSRCLGCLRRMLAAEVAAPEPRGMER
- a CDS encoding methionine ABC transporter permease yields the protein MTWSEMQPLLTQGTVDTLYMVLWSAVVTVLVGLPLGVLLVLTDKGGLLQNTPVNKIIGVIVNIGRSLPFIILLIALIPFTTWVVGTFIGPTAMIVPLAVGAIPFFARLVETAVREVDHGLVEAVQSMGGSIPTIVRKVLLPQALPSLVSGVTTTVIVLIGYSAMAGAVGGEGLGSKAVTYGFQRFDNQFMLITVALLIVIVTVIQLIGDAAVRLLARRGRTTT